The Bernardetia litoralis DSM 6794 genome includes a window with the following:
- a CDS encoding tetratricopeptide repeat-containing sensor histidine kinase, whose product MKKYVPLFLSLITSFIYSQEVKGQYSTIVQVDSLNQLAEKLIKSKPDSALFFIEKAEKLASSISYQLGKGIALKHKAYAISGKGNYSKSLNIIEQAIFKLEKTSNKLDLGSAYTHRGYLKERLGYIDKALENYTKSILIIKSKTDSDISFPLAISYNVLGGYYQRRGNYVKSLKYFNEALVLSEEEKEVTFTSTCLNNIGNIHLFQKEYEKAIPYYKKAILLRKKVDDRKGLASVYNNLGGTLLSQNKNEEALFYLKKASLIYKETNNTRGYLMSQINIGLIHFNREEYNKAKEYFKECLQLEQRVTDKNTLSMIYTNLAACHSEQRKYDSAILYAQKGLKVAKAINSKKIISDNLLSLSLSYEAMENFEEAYNYHVLYTSYKDSLFNIEKTSEINALLLDQKNLENTQLEKDNLLKSHALQKEQFERKTKEQEFSLLEKQAEADHLLALAKETKNRQESDSLYRAAKNAQLEADNLKIKAEKIDAQRRANQAESEQKIAFQRNLSILFGVIVLAAIAITFTAYRNQRNKQKANFLLAEKNEEINLQNELLEDSNQTKDRLFSIIAHDLRSPMMAFQDVSRQLEFYIQKQDSEKLLRTVKLLDTSSNNLTNLLNNLLHWSLLQQKQQVRYRFDTYSLQLLISEIIITYQTISEPKQIEWQVNIPTSFFVWVDAPSFQTIMRNIISNAIKFSPIKGKLVIQAIQKENLINLSIQDTGAGIPLEVQQNVSQNILNPTQKGTKNEKGTGLGLLLCYEFAKENNITINLDSTPQTGTLFTFTIPTQKKQ is encoded by the coding sequence ATGAAAAAATATGTACCACTCTTTCTTAGCTTAATAACTTCATTTATCTATTCCCAAGAAGTAAAAGGACAATATTCAACTATTGTACAAGTAGATTCTCTGAATCAATTAGCAGAAAAGTTAATAAAATCAAAGCCTGATAGTGCCTTATTTTTTATAGAAAAGGCTGAAAAATTAGCATCTTCTATTTCTTATCAATTGGGTAAAGGCATTGCTTTAAAACATAAAGCATATGCTATTTCTGGGAAAGGAAATTATTCAAAATCATTGAATATAATAGAACAAGCCATTTTTAAATTAGAAAAGACATCAAATAAATTAGATTTAGGTTCTGCCTACACTCACAGAGGTTATTTGAAAGAACGTTTGGGATATATTGATAAAGCTTTAGAAAATTATACTAAAAGTATTTTGATTATTAAATCCAAAACTGATTCAGATATTTCTTTTCCATTAGCTATTAGTTATAATGTATTAGGTGGTTATTATCAACGAAGAGGCAATTATGTAAAGAGTTTAAAGTATTTTAATGAAGCTTTAGTCTTGTCAGAAGAGGAAAAGGAGGTTACCTTTACATCAACTTGTTTGAATAATATTGGAAATATACATTTATTCCAAAAAGAATATGAAAAAGCAATCCCTTATTATAAAAAAGCTATATTGTTACGCAAAAAAGTTGATGATAGAAAAGGCTTGGCATCAGTTTATAATAATTTAGGTGGAACACTTCTTTCTCAAAATAAAAATGAAGAAGCTTTATTTTATTTAAAAAAAGCATCTTTAATTTATAAAGAAACAAATAATACAAGAGGGTATTTAATGAGCCAAATTAATATTGGGCTTATTCACTTTAATAGAGAAGAATATAATAAAGCAAAAGAGTATTTTAAGGAATGTTTACAATTGGAGCAGAGAGTTACAGATAAAAATACACTTTCAATGATTTATACTAATTTGGCTGCTTGTCATTCTGAACAGAGAAAATATGATAGTGCCATTTTATATGCTCAAAAAGGATTAAAAGTAGCTAAGGCTATTAATTCAAAGAAAATAATTTCTGATAATTTACTATCTCTTTCTCTCTCTTATGAAGCAATGGAAAATTTTGAAGAAGCATACAACTACCATGTTCTTTATACCAGTTATAAAGATAGTTTATTCAATATCGAAAAAACATCAGAAATAAATGCACTATTATTAGACCAAAAAAACTTAGAAAATACTCAACTAGAAAAAGATAATTTGCTTAAAAGTCATGCATTACAAAAAGAACAATTTGAACGAAAAACAAAAGAACAAGAATTTAGTCTTTTAGAAAAACAAGCTGAAGCTGACCACCTTTTAGCCCTTGCCAAAGAGACCAAAAATAGACAAGAGTCTGATAGCCTTTATCGTGCAGCAAAAAATGCACAGTTAGAAGCTGATAATCTGAAAATAAAAGCTGAAAAAATAGATGCACAGAGAAGAGCTAATCAAGCAGAAAGTGAGCAAAAAATTGCCTTCCAAAGAAATTTATCTATCCTTTTTGGTGTAATTGTATTGGCTGCTATTGCTATCACATTTACAGCTTATCGCAATCAAAGAAATAAACAAAAGGCTAATTTTCTTTTGGCAGAAAAAAATGAAGAGATTAATCTTCAAAATGAATTGTTAGAAGATTCAAATCAAACAAAAGACCGTCTGTTTTCGATTATTGCACATGATTTGAGAAGCCCAATGATGGCATTTCAAGATGTATCAAGGCAATTAGAATTTTATATCCAAAAACAAGATTCTGAAAAATTATTACGAACAGTCAAATTATTAGATACCTCATCAAATAATCTCACTAATCTACTCAATAACTTGCTTCATTGGTCTTTATTACAACAAAAACAACAAGTTCGTTATCGATTTGATACTTATTCATTACAGCTTTTGATTTCTGAAATTATTATTACCTATCAAACTATTTCAGAACCTAAGCAAATTGAATGGCAAGTAAATATTCCAACGTCATTTTTTGTCTGGGTAGATGCTCCTTCTTTTCAAACTATTATGCGAAATATTATTTCAAATGCTATAAAATTTAGCCCCATAAAAGGAAAATTAGTTATTCAAGCAATACAAAAAGAAAATTTAATAAATTTATCTATTCAAGACACTGGTGCAGGAATTCCATTAGAAGTACAACAAAACGTATCTCAAAATATTCTTAATCCTACTCAAAAAGGAACAAAAAATGAAAAAGGAACAGGATTAGGGTTACTTTTGTGTTACGAATTTGCAAAAGAGAATAATATTACAATAAATTTGGACAGTACTCCACAAACAGGAACACTATTTACTTTTACTATACCTACTCAAAAAAAACAATAA
- a CDS encoding zinc ribbon domain-containing protein YjdM, with the protein MQICPSCACPYGYALSDELYACPECSFEWNPNEAKPEEEQENAETVVLDANGTVLQDGDDVIVMKNLPVKGAPKPLKAGTKAKNIRLRDGDHNIDCKIDGFGSMALKSEFVKKA; encoded by the coding sequence ATGCAAATATGTCCTAGTTGTGCTTGTCCTTATGGATATGCTTTAAGTGATGAATTATATGCTTGCCCTGAGTGTTCGTTTGAATGGAATCCTAACGAAGCCAAACCAGAAGAAGAACAAGAGAATGCAGAAACAGTAGTTTTAGATGCAAATGGAACTGTTTTACAAGATGGTGATGATGTTATTGTCATGAAAAATCTACCTGTAAAAGGCGCACCAAAACCACTAAAAGCAGGGACAAAAGCAAAAAATATCAGACTCAGAGATGGCGACCATAATATTGATTGCAAAATTGATGGATTTGGAAGTATGGCTCTAAAATCTGAATTTGTAAAGAAAGCATAA
- a CDS encoding helix-turn-helix domain-containing protein, whose protein sequence is MEDYNKIIESLSIRYVRAKKTVATIPMRIKHFYDIDNSLIFLHKGIMRFGAKNELVKEGETLFLPAGNYTTITFGEAEKYDIISPDDLLQKNAVHLQTYCDQDGEAIFSQVVLDARVFGSVSFFTSLDLPPFTLKKATKINDLIQEIVSEEIEEKIGSSRMLVLNTEKLVVEMIRFVLTERLFVEKLATNSTYFKDPRLIHLFTYIRENLDTDLSNKVLASIANVSEDYVGQYFKLLTGINPQDYIEYQRMDKAVELLRTSKKSVRSIGVEVGYKDTAYFCRRFKMMFGIPAGKMRKRDSLLNIQQQEEAEQEAL, encoded by the coding sequence ATGGAAGACTATAATAAGATTATCGAATCGCTTAGTATTCGATATGTGCGAGCCAAAAAAACGGTCGCTACAATTCCGATGCGTATCAAGCATTTTTATGATATTGATAACTCACTTATCTTTCTTCATAAGGGAATCATGCGTTTTGGAGCTAAAAATGAATTAGTAAAAGAAGGAGAAACACTTTTTTTACCAGCAGGTAATTATACAACAATTACTTTTGGAGAAGCTGAAAAATACGATATTATTTCTCCTGATGACCTTTTACAAAAAAATGCTGTTCATCTTCAAACTTACTGCGACCAAGACGGAGAAGCTATTTTTTCTCAAGTTGTTTTAGATGCTCGTGTTTTTGGTTCTGTTAGTTTTTTTACTTCCCTTGATTTGCCTCCTTTTACACTCAAAAAGGCAACTAAAATCAATGATTTGATTCAAGAAATTGTAAGTGAAGAAATAGAAGAAAAAATTGGTAGTTCAAGAATGCTTGTTTTGAATACAGAGAAACTAGTAGTAGAAATGATTCGTTTTGTTTTGACAGAACGTTTATTTGTAGAAAAATTAGCTACTAACAGTACGTATTTCAAAGATCCTCGTCTTATTCATTTATTTACTTATATTAGAGAAAACTTAGATACAGACCTTTCAAACAAAGTTTTGGCGAGTATTGCCAATGTTTCAGAAGACTATGTAGGTCAGTATTTCAAACTTTTGACTGGAATCAATCCTCAAGATTATATCGAATATCAACGTATGGATAAAGCTGTTGAGCTTCTTCGTACTTCTAAAAAGAGTGTTCGTAGTATTGGCGTTGAGGTTGGTTATAAAGATACAGCTTATTTCTGTCGTCGTTTTAAAATGATGTTTGGTATTCCTGCTGGAAAGATGCGTAAACGTGATTCTCTTTTGAATATACAACAACAAGAAGAAGCAGAACAAGAAGCATTATAG
- a CDS encoding DUF3467 domain-containing protein has translation MDNPSNKNNQEQQINIELTEEMAEGTYANLVMIAHSQSEFFLDFVRLVPGAPKAKVQSRIILTPDHAKRLLHVLKDSIDKYEANVGKISVQEEANQFPLNFGGTVGEA, from the coding sequence ATGGATAATCCATCAAACAAAAATAACCAAGAGCAACAAATAAATATAGAATTAACCGAAGAAATGGCAGAAGGAACGTATGCTAATTTAGTTATGATAGCACATTCTCAAAGCGAGTTTTTCTTGGATTTTGTAAGGCTTGTACCAGGTGCGCCAAAGGCAAAAGTCCAGTCAAGAATTATTCTTACACCTGACCACGCCAAACGTTTATTACATGTTTTGAAAGATAGCATCGATAAATATGAGGCTAATGTTGGCAAAATTTCAGTACAAGAAGAAGCCAATCAGTTTCCTTTGAATTTTGGTGGAACAGTAGGAGAAGCCTAA
- a CDS encoding carboxymuconolactone decarboxylase family protein: protein MKQPLIHPKSSEGDAQLQKLIEFYEETLGFCPNSIKTMHIRPRIAYAFIEMNKAVMENQGRVTSALKRLIGYISSHAAGCRYCQAHTIRAAERYGAEETQLENIWSYRTHDAFSEAERAALDFALASSQIPNAVTDEVAENLRKYWNEGEIVEMLGVIALFGYLNRWNDSMGTEMESPAVESGEKYLKSDGWNVGKHKY from the coding sequence ATGAAACAGCCTCTAATACACCCAAAATCATCAGAAGGCGATGCACAACTTCAAAAACTTATCGAATTTTATGAAGAAACATTAGGTTTTTGTCCAAATAGTATCAAAACAATGCACATCAGACCTAGAATTGCTTATGCTTTTATTGAAATGAATAAAGCAGTTATGGAAAATCAAGGCAGAGTTACAAGTGCCTTAAAACGCCTTATTGGTTATATCAGTAGCCATGCAGCAGGTTGTAGATATTGCCAAGCGCATACAATTCGTGCAGCCGAAAGATATGGAGCAGAAGAAACACAATTAGAAAATATTTGGAGTTATAGAACACATGATGCTTTTTCGGAAGCCGAACGAGCAGCTTTAGATTTTGCTTTGGCAAGTTCACAAATTCCGAATGCTGTAACTGATGAAGTAGCTGAAAATCTAAGAAAATATTGGAATGAAGGAGAAATTGTAGAAATGCTTGGTGTAATAGCTCTATTTGGCTATCTCAATCGTTGGAATGATTCTATGGGAACAGAAATGGAAAGCCCAGCAGTAGAGTCAGGAGAAAAATATCTAAAAAGTGATGGTTGGAATGTAGGGAAACATAAATATTAA
- a CDS encoding TQO small subunit DoxD: MNISNNNSTQSYSMTGAFSLALRLVVGWTYFSAFWRRLFLANKLDPEQAGYIGEKFNHFLPNALGIKPIIQYLVENPDILWWSMVSFTIIEGIVGLLIMFGFFTRLMSIGVFGLAMGILLGSGWIGTTCLDEWQIGVLGIASGFTLFLTGSGYFSLDHFLIKNNYKLVNWKGFQWLGSGFLPLSQKNISTFILLGGGFILFLTLFTNQYFHGGVWGTLHNKSVKPKIEIIHSLVENNKLTIEVYRVEGVDVYGSFLIGIDLINENNENVFSLNGTALSKLNANQIKNDYVAKVKTGAHSLIIPLGAKATITLTDSRFSNLKKGKYRVLLTDISGATWQYNLSY; encoded by the coding sequence ATGAATATTTCAAATAATAATTCGACACAGTCTTATTCTATGACTGGTGCTTTTTCTTTGGCTCTCCGTTTGGTGGTGGGTTGGACTTATTTTTCAGCTTTTTGGAGAAGGTTGTTTTTGGCTAATAAATTAGATCCTGAACAAGCAGGTTATATTGGCGAAAAATTTAATCATTTTTTACCTAATGCGTTAGGAATAAAACCAATCATTCAATATTTGGTTGAAAATCCTGATATACTTTGGTGGTCAATGGTCAGTTTTACAATCATTGAAGGAATTGTAGGGCTTTTGATAATGTTTGGTTTCTTCACTCGTTTGATGAGCATAGGTGTTTTTGGTCTTGCTATGGGCATTTTGCTTGGTTCTGGCTGGATAGGCACTACTTGTTTGGACGAATGGCAAATTGGAGTTTTAGGAATTGCATCTGGTTTTACACTATTTCTGACAGGCAGTGGTTATTTTTCTTTAGACCATTTTTTGATAAAAAATAACTACAAATTAGTAAATTGGAAAGGTTTTCAATGGCTTGGTTCTGGTTTTTTACCTCTTTCTCAAAAGAATATTTCTACATTTATTTTGCTTGGTGGTGGCTTTATTTTATTTCTAACTTTATTTACAAACCAATATTTTCATGGTGGAGTTTGGGGAACTTTACATAACAAATCAGTCAAACCAAAAATAGAAATTATACATTCTCTCGTTGAAAATAACAAACTTACTATTGAAGTTTATAGAGTAGAAGGAGTTGATGTATATGGTTCTTTTTTGATAGGAATTGATTTGATAAATGAAAATAATGAGAATGTTTTTTCTTTGAATGGAACAGCATTATCAAAATTAAATGCAAATCAAATCAAGAACGATTACGTTGCAAAAGTCAAAACAGGAGCGCATAGTTTGATTATTCCATTAGGAGCAAAAGCAACTATTACACTTACTGATTCAAGATTTTCAAATCTCAAAAAAGGAAAATATAGAGTTCTTTTGACAGATATTAGTGGAGCTACTTGGCAATATAATTTAAGTTATTAA
- a CDS encoding LytR/AlgR family response regulator transcription factor produces the protein MRIIVVEDEPLYASRIEYLIDKMGYELVGITDNAEEMMQFFMTKSPDLALIDININGSMNGIELAKKIWRSKYETPVIFITSFDDTETFRKAKLVNPFAYIIKPIDEATLQRSVELALMRYSSNNMSEGQVWRDDILLREHIFIKKEGKLKKITLKDIMIIEAANKYVDIYTKTNKFVVRMSLKDIESKLPPTDFVQIHRSIIINANFIEDIDTKESTIYILKRTFDIGRSYRENLLQRLNIWN, from the coding sequence ATGCGAATCATTGTAGTCGAAGATGAGCCTTTATATGCTTCAAGAATAGAATATTTGATAGATAAAATGGGTTATGAATTGGTAGGAATAACAGATAATGCCGAAGAAATGATGCAATTTTTTATGACCAAAAGTCCAGATTTGGCATTGATAGACATTAATATAAATGGTTCTATGAATGGTATCGAACTTGCAAAAAAAATATGGCGTTCCAAATACGAAACACCTGTTATTTTTATTACTTCCTTTGATGATACAGAAACATTCAGAAAAGCCAAACTAGTAAATCCATTTGCTTATATAATCAAGCCTATTGATGAAGCTACTTTACAACGCAGTGTCGAACTTGCTCTTATGCGCTATTCAAGTAATAATATGAGTGAAGGACAAGTATGGAGAGATGATATTTTGCTTAGAGAACATATTTTTATAAAAAAAGAAGGCAAGCTCAAAAAAATTACACTCAAAGATATTATGATAATTGAAGCTGCCAATAAATACGTCGATATTTATACAAAGACAAATAAATTTGTGGTCAGGATGTCTTTGAAAGATATTGAAAGCAAACTTCCCCCTACTGACTTTGTACAAATTCATAGAAGCATCATTATCAATGCCAATTTTATTGAAGATATAGACACAAAAGAAAGTACAATTTATATTCTCAAACGCACCTTTGATATTGGTAGAAGCTATCGTGAAAATCTTCTTCAACGCCTCAATATTTGGAATTAG
- a CDS encoding transposase, with translation MYVNLSKKTITENILPYLTQFKKGRKPKVALWRIVKAIIYRLKTGTQWRELPIKQFFGRTSINWNTVYYHYNKWSKLESWKVGRIYGHIIYLRIVLI, from the coding sequence ATGTACGTAAATTTATCAAAAAAAACTATCACAGAAAATATTTTACCCTATTTAACTCAATTTAAAAAAGGTCGTAAACCTAAAGTAGCTCTTTGGCGCATTGTTAAAGCTATTATTTATCGTCTTAAAACAGGTACTCAATGGAGAGAATTACCTATCAAACAATTTTTTGGCAGAACTTCAATTAACTGGAATACAGTATATTATCACTATAATAAATGGTCAAAGTTGGAAAGTTGGAAAGTTGGAAGAATTTATGGACACATTATTTATCTAAGAATCGTTCTGATATAG
- a CDS encoding transposase family protein encodes MVKVGKLESWKNLWTHYLSKNRSDIDLSICHLDGSHSPAKQGGEGVAYSSRKRCKTTNSLFLTDKNGIPVAMSVPQGGNHHDAFELEKNMQTMLVDLNKANIRHEGIFLNADAAFDTNSFRSFCSHMDIVDNIDFNKRNRKDIDNQPFKDEKMYDLRFAIERTNAWLDAFKAILTRYETKIHTWQSLHYLAFTLIFIRDRQKIKLNS; translated from the coding sequence ATGGTCAAAGTTGGAAAGTTGGAAAGTTGGAAGAATTTATGGACACATTATTTATCTAAGAATCGTTCTGATATAGACCTTTCTATTTGTCATTTGGATGGTAGTCATTCACCAGCAAAACAAGGAGGAGAAGGAGTAGCTTATTCAAGCAGAAAAAGATGTAAAACAACAAATTCACTATTTCTGACTGATAAAAATGGAATTCCAGTAGCGATGTCTGTGCCTCAAGGTGGAAATCATCACGATGCTTTTGAACTTGAAAAAAATATGCAAACTATGTTAGTAGATTTGAACAAGGCAAATATTAGACATGAAGGAATTTTTCTTAATGCAGATGCTGCTTTTGATACAAATTCATTTCGTTCTTTTTGCTCGCATATGGATATTGTGGATAACATAGATTTTAATAAAAGAAATCGAAAAGATATTGATAATCAACCATTTAAAGATGAAAAAATGTATGATTTACGTTTTGCAATAGAAAGAACTAATGCTTGGTTAGATGCTTTTAAGGCAATATTGACACGATATGAAACTAAAATCCATACTTGGCAAAGCCTACATTATTTAGCTTTTACTTTGATATTTATCAGAGATAGACAGAAAATAAAACTCAATTCTTAA
- a CDS encoding WG repeat-containing protein, whose translation MTIFSKIILLFLFCTCFLSCTAQSSEQEKKVFEQKKSFQNSYTHIWRKQSKNGLWGYVDEKGKEIIQPIYNKARDFKNGFAAVKTRYKWIFIDTKGNQITSTTYLAVRNFSEGKAGVKKGDLWEVIDENGEQIIKPSYDEFYPFSDGRALVKKYSGWGFIDENGKEIIPLKYDFANPFSEGLAMVNEFGKRGYINTEGKIIIPLKYDAAEPFSGGIAHVTNKKFHFIDKKGNTIFSLPDSLTGGIFNEELVMVSNGYKYGYMDKTGKIIIPLVYDFTIRFSEGLAAVKKNKKWGFIDKNGHTVISFLYDDDPFGRYELFDFKDGYAQVMKGDSITLIDKKGTEIRHIGSIE comes from the coding sequence ATGACTATTTTCTCTAAAATAATTTTATTATTTTTATTCTGCACCTGTTTTTTAAGCTGTACTGCACAAAGTTCAGAACAAGAAAAAAAAGTTTTTGAGCAAAAAAAAAGTTTTCAAAATTCCTATACTCATATTTGGCGCAAACAATCAAAAAATGGTCTTTGGGGATATGTAGATGAAAAAGGAAAGGAAATAATACAGCCCATTTACAATAAAGCTAGAGATTTCAAAAATGGTTTTGCTGCCGTAAAAACAAGATACAAATGGATATTTATTGATACAAAAGGAAACCAAATTACATCTACAACTTATTTGGCTGTTAGAAATTTTTCTGAAGGAAAAGCTGGTGTAAAAAAAGGAGATTTATGGGAAGTTATTGACGAAAATGGAGAGCAAATTATAAAACCAAGTTATGATGAGTTTTATCCTTTTTCTGATGGTAGAGCTTTAGTAAAAAAATATAGTGGTTGGGGATTTATTGATGAGAATGGAAAAGAAATAATTCCTTTGAAATATGATTTTGCGAATCCTTTTAGTGAGGGTTTGGCAATGGTTAATGAGTTTGGGAAAAGAGGTTACATAAATACTGAAGGTAAAATAATAATTCCTCTAAAATATGATGCAGCAGAACCTTTTAGTGGGGGAATTGCTCATGTAACTAATAAAAAATTTCACTTCATAGACAAAAAAGGAAATACCATTTTTTCACTGCCAGACTCTCTAACTGGGGGTATTTTTAATGAAGAATTGGTTATGGTCAGTAATGGGTACAAATATGGATATATGGACAAAACAGGAAAAATAATAATTCCTTTAGTATATGATTTTACGATTCGTTTTTCTGAAGGATTAGCAGCAGTTAAAAAAAATAAAAAATGGGGTTTTATTGACAAAAATGGTCATACAGTAATTTCCTTTTTATATGATGATGACCCTTTTGGAAGATATGAATTATTTGATTTTAAAGATGGTTATGCACAAGTAATGAAAGGAGATTCTATTACTTTGATTGATAAAAAAGGAACAGAAATACGACATATTGGTAGTATAGAATAA